Part of the Aquabacterium sp. NJ1 genome, CGTCCGTGTGGGCCTCGATCAGGCCCGCGGCCAGCAGATCCAGCTCGATCGGGTCACGGCAAGGCCAGCCCGCCGAGCGCCAGATCTTCATCAGGCGCGACAGATGGGTGCGTCCCAGTGTCCAGGATGGGTCGTGAGAGGCGTGCTCCATAACTGTATAAGTATACAGTTACGAGGCTGCCGAGCCGGCATCAATCAGCCCGCGCGGGCCATGGGCGCCACGCCGATCAAGGCCTGGTGGCCCCAGAAGGCAAAGGCCGCCCAGGCCACCACGCCCACCACCACGGTGAGCGCCGTCCCGATGGTATTGCCGCTGGGGTAGGTGGTGCCAGCGGCACGGTCGCGTTGGCGCGAACTGCGGAAGTCGAGGATGGCCCAGACCAGGAAGGCGGCGAACAGCACCACGTCGGCCAGCTTGCCATTGGCCAGCAAGTGCGCCAGCGCCCAGACCTTCACCGCCAGGATCATGGGGTGATGCAGGCGGGCCTTGATCGCATTGCCCGGCACATAGGCGGCAGCCAGGAAGACAAACGAGATCAGCACCAGCAGCGCGGCGATGTGGCGCATGGCCACCGGAGGTGTCCACAGCACTTCAGGCTGCAGGCGTGCCTGACCGAAACCCCAGACCATCAAGGCGAAGCCGGCGATCGACACCAGCGAATACAGCCCCTTCCAGGGCAGCTCGCCGATGCGCGCGCGCATGTGCGTGCGCCAGCCCTCGGCCACGATGCGCACGGAGTGCACGCCCAGAAAGACCACCAGACCCAGAATCAACCACGTCATCGCCAAGCCCCAAGCAAAGATCAGTGAAGGGCCCATTATGGTTGTTTCGCGTCCACCACCGGGCGCAGTAGGCTGGCTAGAATGGGCCGATGACCATCCGCTTCATGCCTGCAGGGGGGCTGCGTGCCGTGTTGTGTGGGGTAGCCGGCGCCTGGTGCGTGGCTGCTCATGCAGCGTCGTCTCTGCCAGCTGTTCAAACAGATTCACCGGATGCCGCGCCCCCGGCTGCGGCGGCCTCGGCACCCGAGCCCGAGCCCGTGTCCTCGTCGGCCCACAAGCTGTATGAACAGGCCCGCCACCAGCTGGTGCAGGTGCGCACCTTGTTGAGCGGGCAGGGCAGCCAGTCTTCGGTTGGATCAGGTTTCTTCGTGGGTGAAGGTGGCTTGATCATCACCAACTACCACGTGGTCAGCCAGGTGGCCTTGCAGCCCCAACGCTATCGCCTGACTTATGCCGGTGTGGACGGCCGACAGGGTGCACTGGACCTGCTGGCTTTTGACGTGGCCCACGACCTGGCCGTGGTGCGGCCCAGCGAGGCGGGTGGGGTGGCCATCAAGGGCTTGTCGTTCCGGTCACGCGCCACGCCACTGGACAAGGGCGAGCGCATCTACTCCTTGGGCAACCCGCTGGACGTGGGCTTTGCCGTGGTGGAGGGCACCTACAACGGCCTGGTGGACCGGGGCTTCTACCCCACCGTGTTTTTCAGTGGTTCGCTCAACCCCGGCATGAGCGGCGGGCCCACGCTGGACGAACAAGGCCGTGTCATGGGCGTGAACGTGGCCACGCGCCTGGACGGGCAGCAGGTGAGCTTCCTGGTGCCGGGCGAGTTTGCCGAAGACC contains:
- a CDS encoding NnrU family protein, coding for MTWLILGLVVFLGVHSVRIVAEGWRTHMRARIGELPWKGLYSLVSIAGFALMVWGFGQARLQPEVLWTPPVAMRHIAALLVLISFVFLAAAYVPGNAIKARLHHPMILAVKVWALAHLLANGKLADVVLFAAFLVWAILDFRSSRQRDRAAGTTYPSGNTIGTALTVVVGVVAWAAFAFWGHQALIGVAPMARAG
- a CDS encoding serine protease, yielding MTIRFMPAGGLRAVLCGVAGAWCVAAHAASSLPAVQTDSPDAAPPAAAASAPEPEPVSSSAHKLYEQARHQLVQVRTLLSGQGSQSSVGSGFFVGEGGLIITNYHVVSQVALQPQRYRLTYAGVDGRQGALDLLAFDVAHDLAVVRPSEAGGVAIKGLSFRSRATPLDKGERIYSLGNPLDVGFAVVEGTYNGLVDRGFYPTVFFSGSLNPGMSGGPTLDEQGRVMGVNVATRLDGQQVSFLVPGEFAEDLLARARKATPIKQAVYPEVTRQLLVHQDLLTQRFMAQPWRSAGHAHYRIPVPQETFMRCWGNSTQPDSKGLEFERSDCSMNQSVFINSSLYTGNLATRHEIYDGSKLGAWRFARQYSKSFRNEYFGGAGARTAAQCSERFVTNDGLTMRAVICLNAYKKLPGLYDMGVLVATLNDDTAGAQGRFDAKGVSFDNAMKLADFYLKGYGWIPTKKAEAESKRPSR